From a region of the Salvelinus fontinalis isolate EN_2023a chromosome 13, ASM2944872v1, whole genome shotgun sequence genome:
- the LOC129867930 gene encoding eukaryotic translation initiation factor 4E-binding protein 3-like has product MSSNGTTSIGLNCPIPSRFEQSKDWSQLPDSYSQTPGGTLFSTTPGGTRIIYDRKFLLECRNSPITRTPPCCLPHIPGVTAPALHPLGKLKEMDENKDIPADDAQFVIDI; this is encoded by the exons ATGTCTTCTAACGGTACCACCAGTATAGGCCTAAACTGCCCTATTCCCAGTCGCTTTGAGCAGTCAAAAGACTGGTCTCAGCTGCCCGACTCCTACAGTCAGACGCCTGGAGGCACCCTGTTCTCCACGACACCTGGAG GAACCAGGATAATCTATGACAGAAAGTTCCTGCTGGAATGTCGGAATTCACCGATCACACGTACCCCTCCGTGCTGTCTCCCCCATATCCCAGGGGTCACGGCGCCGGCCCTGCACCCTCTGGGCAAGCTGAAGGAAATGGACGAGAACAAAGACATCCCAG CTGACGATGCCCAGTTTGTGATTGACATCTGA